The genomic stretch TATTTTTCTATCGCTAAGCTTCGAAAAAAATCTCGTACTTCCTGGGGATTCATGCTTGTTGCGCGGATAGTCAGCTTTCTGCGCCTCTAGTTGTGGCTGTATAGAGAAGGAACGTCACCCCGCCTGGTTGGTTTCAATTTCGAACgttcacagacaaacagacgcgACCCAACAGACTTACCTTACGCCATCTTGTTAATGATGGCCGTTTGAACCGAATTGATCTGGTTGgaccacttctcaatagcgctGTCACGAGCTCCACAGCGTGCTTCCTTGTTCAGCTCTAGCACCTGGTTCACCTGATCGATGCGACCTTGGATAGTGCTGAAATAAAATTCGGTTTTCATTGATTGAAAAGAAACACAACAAACTCTCACTCACTTGTCCAGAATACAGGAAACCAGCAAACTCTCGACTTCCACCGGCTCAATGTTTAGCTCGTTGGAAATGAACGGGATCGTGATTTTGGTGTACGGACGAATCAGCTTGATCAGGACCTGAGTTCGGATGTTTCGTAGCAAGTCTTCGATGTGCTCCCGAATGAACGGATCGGCCATTATGTTGTTGCGATTGTTGCGCAGGATCGACTCGAACTCCATGATGTCATTGTTTTGATAACTCACAACCAGATTCGTCATCGCCAGAATCTCCGGGTCATTTTTGTACGGTTTGGCTTCCTGCGAGTCGAAGGGATTAATGCCAGACTTCATCAGCATGTTGGCCAGTACCAAGTACTTCAGGCAGGTTGTGCGTCGCGACGAACCCGATTCGTCGTAATTTTTGAACGCCTCGAAGAAATCCGTATGGGCCTTTTCGAATTCACCCTCTCGAAGGTGCATTTTACCGCCACACTCCCGAATCACACCCATTATCAGGGGATGTGGAATCGCCGACTTAATGTGCAATGACTGCTCGTAGAGAGCTTTTAGTTTCTTGTTGTTCTTCTGAACTGTGTACATTTGGATCTCAAGGGCGTAGATTTCCAGCAGTTGAGTACCTTTCTTTAGATCATCTTCGCCATCATCTGTCT from Wyeomyia smithii strain HCP4-BCI-WySm-NY-G18 chromosome 3, ASM2978416v1, whole genome shotgun sequence encodes the following:
- the LOC129727756 gene encoding COP9 signalosome complex subunit 2; translated protein: MSDIDDDFMCEDEEDYGLEYSEDSNSEPDVDLENQYYNSKALKEEAPLEALKSFQKVLDLENGEKGEWGFKALKQMIKINFKLQNYQEMMTRYKQLLTYIKSAVTRNHSEKSINSILDYISTSKNMELLQNFYETTLEALKDAKNDRLWFKTNTKLGKLYFDRNDFGKLQKILKQLHQSCQTDDGEDDLKKGTQLLEIYALEIQMYTVQKNNKKLKALYEQSLHIKSAIPHPLIMGVIRECGGKMHLREGEFEKAHTDFFEAFKNYDESGSSRRTTCLKYLVLANMLMKSGINPFDSQEAKPYKNDPEILAMTNLVVSYQNNDIMEFESILRNNRNNIMADPFIREHIEDLLRNIRTQVLIKLIRPYTKITIPFISNELNIEPVEVESLLVSCILDNTIQGRIDQVNQVLELNKEARCGARDSAIEKWSNQINSVQTAIINKMA